Proteins encoded within one genomic window of Arachis ipaensis cultivar K30076 chromosome B08, Araip1.1, whole genome shotgun sequence:
- the LOC107610443 gene encoding myb-related protein Myb4-like, producing MVRTPLCDKSGMRKGTWTAEEDKKLVAYVTRYGCWNWRLLPKFAGLERCGKSCRLRWMNYLRPNIKRGNYTQEEEDTIITLHQNLGNRWSLIAANLPGRTDNEIKNHWHTVLKKRIQDKSSSSSSSSSSGTGKGSRTGKAKASSKVKNNNNNNHDSPTTIMEQDFNSDSSSENSNNNIGGSCDDRHNNSSLSPQPSSSGFSCITTDTETAAINHEDNNLIILENNNNDYGELGFFDAYDEPVSEDFWTEPYLTDFSYVPPSSEEYFLNPIWDIEFWGQNSLYLE from the exons ATGGTGAGAACCCCTTTGTGTGACAAGAGTGGAATGAGGAAGGGCACGTGGACAGCTGAGGAAGACAAGAAGTTGGTCGCTTATGTTACTAGGTATGGTTGCTGGAATTGGCGTCTTCTCCCAAAGTTTGCAGGTCTTGAAAGGTGTGGCAAGAGTTGCAGACTTAGGTGGATGAACTACCTCAGACCCAACATCAAAAGAGGCAActacactcaagaagaagaggaTACTATCATCACACTTCACCAAAACCTTGGCAATAG ATGGTCCCTAATTGCGGCGAATTTACCAGGAAGAACTGATAACGAGATAAAGAATCACTGGCACACTGTTCTGAAGAAGCGTATTCAAGACAAGTcgtcgtcctcctcctcctcgtcgTCATCAGGCACAGGCAAAGGTAGTAGAACCGGAAAAGCTAAAGCTTCTTCCAAGgtaaagaataataataataataatcatgactccccaacaacaataatggaacAAGATTTCAATAGTGACTCATCATCAGAGAACAGCAATAATAACATTGGTGGTAGTTGTGATGATCGTCATAATAATAGTTCATTGTCTCCACAACCATCCTCTAGCGGTTTCTCTTGCATAACAACAGATACTGAAACCGCCGCTATAAACCATGaggataataatttaattattctagagaataataataatgattacGGAGAGCTTGGTTTCTTTGATGCATATGATGAGCCAGTGAGTGAAGATTTCTGGACAGAACCATATCTGACTGACTTTTCCTATGTCCCACCCAGTAGTGAAGAATACTTTCTTAACCCTATTTGGGATATAGAATTCTGGGGCCAGAATAGCTTATACCTGGAATGA